A single Aspergillus chevalieri M1 DNA, chromosome 3, nearly complete sequence DNA region contains:
- a CDS encoding inositol monophosphatase family protein (COG:F,P;~EggNog:ENOG410PVMK;~InterPro:IPR000760,IPR020583;~PFAM:PF00459;~go_process: GO:0046855 - inositol phosphate dephosphorylation [Evidence IEA]): MDFSGPYAKELELACLTVQRATLLTKKLLEAVDKGTLGKSDDSPVTIADFAAQALIIGAIHNAFPGDEFVGEEDSTALRQDETLLERTWELASTSRLDDEASESLLYTPQSREEMLEIIDLGAKGQCTPRSRAWVLDPVDGTATFMKNQQYAVCLSLVENGQQKIGVLGGPNLNLENGRIQEEVTDQDGYGHQVLAVAGEGAWIRKMSTGSLLPATKLNPVAQIMDPSKIQFVDCSAATSSDFELHARVAKRLGAPWPPRADLWAAQLRYVAIAIGGCHVLIKVPRKTSYRSKIWDHSGGMLIAQELGVTVTDLSGNPVDCSLGRTLAGCYGMVVAPASIHGRIVEAIRDTMEESDDDE; the protein is encoded by the coding sequence ATGGACTTCTCCGGCCCCTATGCCAAAGAGCTCGAGCTCGCATGTCTGACTGTGCAACGGGCGACTCTCTTGACGAAAAAGCTCCTTGAGGCAGTCGATAAGGGAACATTGGGTAAAAGCGACGATAGTCCCGTGACGATTGCCGATTTCGCTGCCCAGGCATTGATCATCGGCGCAATCCACAATGCCTTTCCTGGCGATGAATTCGTGGGCGAGGAAGACTCGACGGCGCTGAGACAGGATGAGACTCTTCTCGAGCGTACTTGGGAACTTGCCTCGACGTCCCGTCTTGATGATGAGGCTAGTGAGAGCTTGCTCTATACTCCGCAATCCAGGGAGGAGATGCTGGAGATCATTGACCTGGGTGCTAAGGGGCAGTGTACCCCTCGGAGTCGCGCGTGGGTTTTGGACCCCGTGGACGGGACTGCGACGTTCATGAAGAACCAGCAGTACGCGGTATGTCTGTCACTGGTGGAGAACGGGCAGCAGAAGATCGGTGTTCTGGGCGGTCCGAACCTGAATCTCGAAAACGGGCGGATTCAGGAAGAAGTCACTGATCAGGATGGATATGGTCACCAGGTCCTCGCCGTTGCGGGCGAGGGCGCATGGATCAGGAAGATGAGCACGGGTTCGCTCCTCCCCGCAACCAAGCTCAACCCCGTGGCACAGATCATGGATCCGAGTAagattcaattcgtcgaTTGCTCAGCAGCTACATCGTCCGATTTTGAACTTCATGCGCGCGTTGCAAAGCGGCTAGGTGCCCCGTGGCCGCCGCGCGCTGATCTCTGGGCTGCGCAGCTGCGCTATGTAGCGATTGCCATTGGCGGGTGTCATGTGTTGATTAAGGTCCCTCGCAAGACATCCTACCGATCGAAGATCTGGGATCATTCCGGGGGGATGTTGATTGCGCAGGAGCTTGGAGTTACTGTTACGGACCTTTCGGGGAACCCGGTGGATTGTAGTCTTGGGCGGACGCTGGCGGGGTGTTATGGGATGGTTGTTGCGCCTGCTTCTATCCATGGACGGATTGTTGAGGCTATTCGGGACACTATGGAGGAgtcggatgatgatgaatga
- the lap1 gene encoding putative aminopeptidase (COG:E;~EggNog:ENOG410PGV8;~InterPro:IPR007484;~MEROPS:MER0032443;~PFAM:PF04389;~SECRETED:SignalP(1-18)), with translation MKITTALALSATASGVLGAVLPQQEPLTGHTVHVHHEPEKFLIELAPYQTRWVTEEEKWALKLDGVNFIDVTEARNTGTYPSVIRTTNTVRYPGKMEHRENVTQLARGLSRQNMEQNLKRFTSFHTRYYKSSTGVESATWLYEQVAGIVTQSGADKHGATVVQFAHPWGQSSVIARIPGRSEKTVVVSAHQDSINLFLPSILAAPGADDDGSGTVTILETLRALLHSEDVVSGKAPNTVEFHWYSGEEGGLLGSQEVWAQYRQDRRDVKAMLQQDMTGYVQGTLDAGREEAIGVIVDFVDQDLTRFIKDVITTYCEIPFVETKCGYACSDHASASRQGYPAAMAIEGEMENTNKKIHTTDDQIKYLSFDHMRQHATMALGFVYELAFAPF, from the exons ATGAAGATCACCACTGCTCTTGCGCTGAGCGCAACGGCATCGGGCGTGTTGGGAGCTGTGCTTCCCCAGCAGGAACCATTGACTGGTCACACAGTTCACGTCCACCATGAACCCGAGAAATTCCTCATCGAGCTGGCTCCGTATCAAACCAGATGGGTGACCGAAGAGGAgaaatgggctctcaaattG GATGGCGTCAACTTCATCGATGTCACCGAAGCGCGCAACACAGGAACATACCCCTCCGTCATCCGTACAACCAACACAGTCCGTTACCCAGGGAAGATGGAACACCGCGAGAACGTCACCCAGCTAGCCCGGGGTCTCTCGAGGCAGAACATGGAGCAGAACCTGAAGCGCTTTACATCCTTCCACACGCGCTACTACAAGTCGTCGACGGGTGTGGAGTCCGCGACATGGTTGTACGAGCAGGTCGCCGGCATCGTCACGCAGTCTGGAGCCGACAAGCATGGCGCTACGGTAGTGCAATTCGCTCATCCCTGGGGCCAATCGAGTGTTATTGCGAGGATTCCTGGTCGCAGTGAGAAAACGGTCGTCGTCAGCGCTCACCAGGACAGTATTAACTTGTTCTTGCCGTCGATTCTGGCTGCGCCGGGtgcggatgatgatgggagCGGGACGGTGACCATTCTAGAGACTCTGCGGGCGCTGCTGCACTCTGAGGATGTTGTGAGTGGCAAGGCGCCTAATACGGTCGAGTTTCACTGGTATTCGGGTGAGGAGGGGGGTTTGCTGGGCTCCCAGGAGGTTTGGGCGCAGTACAGACAGGACCGCAGGGATGTCAAGGCTATGCTACAGCAAGACATGACTGGTTACGTTCAGGGAACGTTGGATGCTGGTCGCGAGGAGGCCATCGGAGTTATCGTGGACTTTGTCGACCAGGATCTTACGCGCTTCATCAAGGATGTCATCACTACA TACTGTGAGATCCCCTTCGTCGAGACCAAGTGCGGTTACGCCTGCTCCGACCACGCCTCAGCCAGCAGACAGGGATACCCTGCTGCGATGGCTATCGAGGGTGAAATGGAGAACACAAACAAGAAGATCCACACGACTGATGACCAGATCAAGTACCTGAGCTTCGATCACATGCGTCAACATGCTACAATGGCATTAGGCTTTGTCTACGAACTGGCTTTTGCGCCGTTTtaa
- the chsB gene encoding chitin synthase class II (CAZy:GT2_Chitin_synth;~COG:M;~EggNog:ENOG410PF8Q;~InterPro:IPR004835,IPR004834,IPR013616;~PFAM:PF01644,PF08407;~TransMembrane:7 (o681-700i720-739o759-778i790-813o833-856i961-981o993-1022i);~go_function: GO:0004100 - chitin synthase activity [Evidence IEA];~go_function: GO:0016758 - transferase activity, transferring hexosyl groups [Evidence IEA];~go_process: GO:0006031 - chitin biosynthetic process [Evidence IEA]), producing MNPHSSRMYPHARNYSEDEPPAYSAYGDSASLLENESPPRHGGPTMRLLPTSGTGVDEELDDEDLQDHTSSYQYESEYPSSEYQYQYPDEDGMSRRQYSRGYYQYDGYDDSPSRPPSSLHHIPSIPPPTASAVDAQDYSSRPGSPLRPWSPARSDWTRPPRPPSVSSSQYERADLNGSPRPGTPSTRYGGSPRRPLPPAPLFSAPTASGTGQDTSIDIGDGHDDDPFGGHGRMVDPFDQRASFMSESTIITDEKDAMTKIDLDDDEYDEDEESVDPNLHYGPAPLKQGRRGVRDTQMTKKEVQLINGELILECKIPTILHSFLPRRDDREFTHMRYTAVTCDPDDFTQKGYKLRQQIGNTMRETELFICVTMYNEDEIGFTRTMHGIMRNISHLCSRTKSRTWGKDGWKKIVVCIVADGRKKVHPRTLNALAALGVYQEGIAKNIVNQKQVTAHVYEYTTQVSLDPDLKFKGAEKGIMPCQILFCLKEHNLKKLNSHRWFFNAFGRALQPNICILLDVGTKPAPTALYHLWKAFDQDSNVAGAAGEIKAGKGKNMSGLLNPLVASQNFEYKMSNILDKPLESVFGYITVLPGALSAYRFFALQNDADGNGPLNQYFKGESLVGQDADVFTANMYLAEDRILCWELVAKREERWVLRFVKSAVGETDVPDTVPEFISQRRRWLNGAFFAAVYSIVNGKQIWKTDHTFARKILLQIESFYQILNLLFTYFGLANFYLAFYFIAGSLCDKKIDPFGHNVGKYIFIVLRYACILVMCLQFIISMGNRPQGAKKLYLSGIIVYSIIMIYTAFCTLYLVVLELISATGGDVDLPVSDGLMVNIVVSLLSTIGLYFFTSFLYLDPWHMFTSSAQYFALLPSYICTLQVYAFCNTHDVTWGTKGDNALNTDLGTARIVNGSVVELEMPSEQLDIDSGYDAALRNLRDRLEVPESPPSESQMQEDYYRAVRTYMVSIWMVANVILAMAVSEIYGVDSGGTNVYLAIILWSVAVLALIRAVGSTTYAILFVVQKIVEGKTKFDAGNIANANAAASVNASAVGSSTSTALRYGGGTNVKEKFMEAWWATKRGVGKMMFWRK from the exons ATGAATCCCCACTCATCACGCATGTACCCTCATGCCCGAAACTACTCCGAAGACGAACCGCCGGCCTACAGTGCATATGGCGATTCCGCGTCTCTGCTCGAGAACGAGTCGCCGCCCCGTCACGGTGGACCAACGATGAGGTTGTTGCCTACGTCGGGGACGGGTGTGGACGAGgagcttgatgatgaggatttGCAGGATCATACCTCGTCGTATCAGTATGAGTCTGAGTACCCGTCGTCGGAGTATCAGTATCAGTAtccggatgaggatgggatgtCACG CCGTCAATACTCCCGCGGTTACTACCAATACGACGGCTACGATGATTCCCCCTCCCGACCACCCTCGAGTCTACACCACATCCCgtcaattcctcctccaacaGCCTCTGCAGTCGACGCCCAGGACTATTCATCCCGCCCAGGCTCTCCCCTGCGCCCTTGGAGTCCCGCTCGCTCAGACTGGACCAGACCACCCAGACCCCCTTCAGTTTCTAGCTCGCAATACGAACGGGCCGATCTTAACGGCAGTCCACGACCAGGCACACCTAGTACCCGTTACGGAGGTAGTCCGAGACGTCCATTGCCACCAGCACCGCTGTTCTCAGCACCGACGGCTTCTGGTACTGGACAGGACACGAGTATTGATATTGGTGATGGCCATGATGACGATCCCTTTGGAGGACATGGTAGGATGGTAGATCCATTTGACCAGCGTGCGAGTTTCATGAGCGAGTCGACAATTATCACGGATGAGAAAGATGCAATGACCAAAATTGATctcgacgatgatgaatacgacgaggatgaggagtcCGTCGATCCGAACCTGCATTATGGTCCGGCACCTCTGAAGCAAGGCCGTCGTGGTGTTCGGGATACCCAGATGACGAAAAAGGAAGTGCAGCTGATCAACGGTGAACTTATCCTGGAGTGCAAGATCCCGACAATCTTGCATAGTTTCTTGCCGAGACGTGACGATCGCGAGTTTACGCATATGCGGTATACGGCAGTTACCTGTGACCCCGATGATTTCACGCAAAAGGGCTACAAGCTCCGCCAGCAGATCGGCAATACGATGCGCGAGACAGAACTGTTTATCTGTGTGACCATGTACAACGAAGACGAAATCGGCTTCACCCGGACCATGCACGGTATCATGCGAAATATCAGCCATCTCTGCTCGCGGACCAAGTCCCGGACATGGGGCAAGGACGGATGGAAGAAGATCGTGGTGTGCATTGTGGCTGACGGTCGTAAGAAAGTGCATCCTCGTACGCTGAATGCCCTAGCCGCGCTTGGTGTGTACCAGGAGGGTATTGCCAAGAACATTGTCAACCAGAAGCAGGTCACGGCGCACGTGTATGAGTATACGACGCAGGTGTCTTTGGATCCGGACTTGAAGTTCAAGGGTGCGGAGAAGGGGATTATGCCGTGCCAGATCTTGTTCTGTTTGAAGGAGCATAATCTGAAGAAGCTTAACTCGCACAGATGGTTCTTCAATGCTTTTGGTCGTGCTTTGCAGCCTAATATTTGCATATTGCTCGATGTTGGAACCAAGCCCGCTCCTACCGCCCTCTACCATCTCTGGAAAGCCTTTGACCAAGACTCCAACGTCGCTGGTGCGGCCGGAGAAATCAAAGCCGGAAAGGGCAAGAACATGTCCGGTCTCTTGAATCCCCTCGTTGCAAGTCAGAACTTCGAGTACAAGATGTCCAACATCCTCGATAAACCCCTGGAATCGGTCTTCGGATACATTACCGTGTTGCCCGGTGCGTTGAGTGCGTATCGTTTCTTCGCACTGCAGAATGATGCCGATGGCAACGGACCGTTGAACCAGTATTTCAAGGGAGAGTCCCTTGTGGGACAGGACGCGGATGTTTTCACGGCGAATATGTATCTTGCTGAGGATCGTATTCTGTGCTGGGAGTTGGTTGCtaagagggaggagagatGGGTTTTGAGGTTTGTTAAGAGTGCGGTTGGTGAAACTGATGTTCCCG ATACTGTGCCGGAGTTTATCTCACAGCGTCGTCGCTGGCTCAACGGTGCTTTCTTCGCTGCTGTGTATTCCATCGTCAACGGTAAACAGATTTGGAAGACAGACCATACGTTTGCACGGAAGATCCTGCTTCAGATTGAGTCTTTCTATCAGATTCTGAACCTTCTCTTTACGTATTTCGGATTG GCAAACTTTTACTTGGCATTTTACTTCATCGCTGGCTCCCTTTGCGACAAGAAGATCGATCCATTCGGTCACAATGTGGGCAAGTATATCTTCATAGTGCTACGATACGCGTGTATCCTGGTTATGTGTCTACAGTTCATCATTTCGATGGGTAATCGACCCCAAGG CGCAAAAAAACTATACCTCTCCGGCATAATCGTCTACAGCATAATCATGATCTACACAGCCTTCTGCACACTCTacctcgtcgtcctcgaaCTCATATCCGCAACAGGCGGCGATGTCGACCTCCCCGTCTCCGATGGCCTAATGGTCAACATCGTCGTCTCGCTCCTCTCCACCATCGGTCTCTATTTCTTCACATCCTTCCTCTACCTCGACCCCTGGCACATGTTCACCTCGTCCGCGCAGTATTTCGCCCTCCTCCCGTCGTACATCTGCACCCTACAAGTCTACGCTTTCTGCAACACCCACGACGTAACCTGGGGAACAAAAGGCGACAACGCGCTAAACACCGATCTCGGTACAGCGCGGATAGTCAATGGCTCCGTCGTTGAACTCGAAATGCCCTCCGAACAACTCGACATTGACTCCGGGTATGATGCGGCGCTGCGCAACCTCCGCGACAGACTGGAAGTCCCCGAATCGCCACCCTCCGAATCCCAAATGCAAGAGGACTACTACCGCGCCGTCCGCACGTACATGGTTTCCATCTGGATGGTTGCCAACGTCATTCTCGCCATGGCTGTTTCTGAAATCTACGGTGTCGACTCGGGTGGTACGAACGTGTACCTCGCTATTATCCTGTGGTCTGTCGCTGTGCTGGCGTTGATTCGTGCTGTCGGATCAACTACCTACGCTATCCTGTTCGTCGTGCAGAAGATTGTTGAGGGTAAGACGAAGTTCGACGCAGGGAATATCGCGAATGCGAACGCTGCCGCGAGCGTCAATGCCAGCGCTGTCGGGAGCAGTACTAGTACGGCGCTACGGTATGGTGGTGGAACGAATGTTAAGGAGAAGTTTATGGAGGCTTGGTGGGCTACTAAGAGGGGGGTTGGGAAGATGATGTTTTGGAGGAAGTAA
- a CDS encoding DUF1774 domain-containing protein (COG:S;~EggNog:ENOG410PIIJ;~InterPro:IPR013920;~PFAM:PF08611;~TransMembrane:8 (i21-41o71-89i101-119o125-144i151-174o186-204i211-228o234-253i)), which yields MASYNPFARRESHSTSALSTYRILVPLSWVLVVIVGIYYTVNSPDIKHGHRIFKQGNKHTTPFSLNGTLTGIYWILILLSQLSYVYHLFSRQTALVTSAANIASHFILNNLALFIWILLWTRNHFWGSEIFLILNFINLHAAYWRHRRLPAFVHLPAIAGPYAWTLFGLFWNGAVAVNSNKLPARIVANVFIWVLFAVGSGHIVSTQDYGLGYCLSWLMLALAVKQLAIKVIALQWIFAFVIFAIFLIESVYLSSTKYYGRDSLFRRVAHPETDREREPLLN from the exons ATGGCATCTT ACAACCCATTTGCGCGCCGGGAATCTCATTCCACGTCTGCTCTCTCGACATATCGCATCCTCGTCCCTCTTTCGTGGGTGCTGGTCGTCATCGTAGGTATCTACTATACTGTCAACTCTCCCGACATCAAGCATGGCCATCGCATCTTCAAACAAGGCAACAAACACACCACGCCGTTTAGCCTGAACGGGACGCTGACTGGGATTTACTG gatcctcatccttctttCCCAACTCAGCTACGTTTACCACCTTTTCTCCCGACAAACTGCCCTAGTAACCTCCGCCGCCAACATCGCCTCCCACTTTATCCTCAACAACCTCGCCCTCTTCATCTGGATCCTTCTCTGGACCCGCAACCACTTTTGGGGCTCCGagatcttcctcatcctcaactTCATTAACCTGCATGCAGCATACTGGCGCCATCGCCGGCTTCCGGCCTTCGTGCACCTTCCTGCTATCGCGGGGCCTTATGCATGGACGTTGTTTGGGTTGTTCTGGAATGGAGCTGTTGCGGTGAATAGTAATAAGCTGCCGGCCAGGATCGTGGCGAATGTGTTTATTTGGGTGTTGTTTGCGGTTGGGAGTGGACACATTGTGTCAACGCAGGATTATGGTTTGGGGTATTGTTTGAGTTGGTTGATGCTTG CGTTGGCCGTCAAGCAACTCGCAATCAAGGTTATCGCTTTGCAGTGGATTTTCGCATTCGTCATCTTTGCGATTTTCCTGATTGAATCGGTCTATTTGTCTAGCACCAAGTACTATGGTCGTGACTCGCTGTTCCGCCGCGTGGCGCATCCAGAGACGGATCGCGAGCGTGAGCCGTTGCTTAATTGA